GCTATTTAGCTCAAGACACAGTCCTTAGGCCATGATTTAAAGAGCAGGGAACAGGTAGCTGGAGTCAaggaaccacagctgcagcagtcaTCTCATACCCAGGGAGCTGGAGAAGAATGCATCTGCCATCATACTAGTGATGACCCAAAGGCAGCAGGACTGTGCCCTCCACCTGCCACATGTGGCAGTGGTACTGCTAATCGGCACCACCTAGTTTACATTCAGAACTCTAGCTGCAAATGAGGCTGGGGGCCTGCTCATAGCTTCCTAACTTCTCCAACCAGGAGGGTGCAGTGGAGGTGGAGCCGGTGGGAGATGGCAGGTTCAGGAATTAGCATCCCGTATGGCAACAACAAATGGAAACAGTCTCCGTGTCCATCAACAAGCCACCTTACCACACAATTCTAGGCCACCTGGGAGAGGATGATGTTGCCATTTAATTAATTAGTGACACCATAAAAGGTTCAGAGTAAATTGCTTTTAAAAGGCAGCAAAAAAGAAGccaccatatgatttcatttttattaaaagagtTTTTGAACAATGCAGAGGAAAAAAGTATCAGCAAGATGGATGGTAACGTTTGGGTGAAAGGAttgaagataatatttttttcttcttggaaccttttctgtgttttcaaaGCTTTCTGCATTGTGCATATATTCTTGGTGTCCttagccccaccccacccccgctccaaTGCAGCTTTTAAAAGCTCAAATATAAAATCCACTGGGAAAAAGAGCAGTGAAGGTGGAAGACAAATTAGTGAACCAAGGAAAAAGaagtgagagagagggaaggcaCAGAAGAGGCTAAGGAGAGCCTCAAGGATaggaactcaggagttcccttgctgGGCATCCTAGGTTAAGGATTccaagttgtcactgcagcgacttgagttgctactgtggcgcgggttccatacctggccctacctggcccggaacttccacaAAACTCGGGCCCTgcgcgcgggggcgggggagaatgGTAACCTAATAAGGTGCATTGTGtgcaaaggagaaaggaaaaatacagttGGGGCCCAGGCTCCCATTGATGTGTGACTCTTGATGTCCTATCGTTTCTGGATTTTTGTTTCCGCCCCCAAACGTGCGTCTTAGGACCCCTAGCTCTGCGTGGCGATGCCTGAGAAGGAGAGCTTGCGTGGTGCGGAATATTCGCAGGGATAGGGGGCCATTAGACCTTGAGAAGGGTAGTGAGCTAGCAGcacctccgccccctcccccccccccccgcaatccTGAAGGCTAGAACAGCCAGCGCCTGGGGGTAGGAGCGGCCTTGGCCGCGCTTCTGAAGGTCGGCGGCGCCCCAGGCGCAGGCGGAGCCTCATTGGCTGCTGAGCTTCGAACTACGCGGAGGCGGGGCCTGTGGCGAGCCCCGGGCCGGTGGCCAGACTAGACCTGGGGGAGTCGGATCCCAAAACAGACCGCGAGCTCCAGCCTGCTGCAGGTAACTGGCGCCCCTCTCTCTTCGGCCCCCACTTCTCACGGACTGGCCACGACTCCCTTCGCTGCAACGCAGGCTTCCTCCCTGGGTCTCGGCTTCCCGATTTGGGGGCCCGCCTTTCCGCCCGAGGGAACGCTGTGGGAACCTCTTCCTGCTTCCCACCCCGCCTCCCACACCGGGTCTCTGGGTGGCGCCGGAGGGGCCCTGAAGACACAGACCTTTGAAACCTCAAATCTTCCCGGTTACCTTGACCTCGTCGCTCCCCGCCACTGGGCCTACTGTAGTAGCCCCGGATTGTAGCTGTGAGGCCAGTACACGCACTCCCTCCAGCAGAAAGGATAAGGTGGGCGCCACCCGGTCCTCGATGACCCAGTGGGCACAGTGGGCGCTAATAAAAGAGTTGTCCGTAGGAGGGGGGAAACACAAAGATAGGGCTGTGGGAATCCAGGCTGAGGCTCCTATTCTTACTTGCTGTGTGTCCTCAGTGAGTCCCAGAACCTCTCTGATCCCCAACCTTCTTCCAGAATGGGTTGTCATCATCAACCTAAATTCTCTTGGGGCTTCTAGAAGCCTCAGGTGAATTGCTTGCTCAGAAGATGGCCTGCAGACTGTAAAGTATGATGTTCTGTGAGCACTTCTCTACCCACATGATGGTGGAGGCCCCTGAGGCGACCCCAAGTAGGTCTCTAGAATAGAAACAGCCTTGGCTGTGCATGAAAGTAGCCTTGCCAACCTTGGTCTGTGATCAATCCTCTTGCCCTCTTTAGCCCCCTCCACCCCTACCCCATGGATTGgttaaaccccccccccccatctgccTTATCCTGACCTCCCCAGGGACTCCTCCCTCCTCAGACCCAGGCCTAATGGATGCAAGATTGCTTCTGTCCCAGCATGGGTCAGAGTCCTGAACAGAGTGAACCCTGCATGCACCCCTGTCAGGTCTGCTGGCTCAGCTTCTCCCCAAGGGATGGCTTCCTAGGAATCTTTCATTTGTGAGGGGCTGGGGACTTAGCTGGGGCCTTGTTTCCCTGTATAAGTTCTTtgctcctctccctgcccagtGGCAGGGGGTAGGGGTGCTGGGGGCTAGTGGGGTAAGGCTCAAGTGAGACAGCAGATGTGCAGAGAGTGATGTCCTCACTGGACAGTAACTGCTTCAGCGAATCTAGGAACTTTATATACCACTTAAGTTTCATGGATTAAATTTTATAGGGTGTTTAGAGTTGTTATTTTCATCAAGTCTACACTTTTTAGAGTTGTAGGCAAGAATAAACAAAGCCTTCTTTCCAGCTGCTGTACTCATTGCACTCCTGGGAAAGCTGAGGCCTGTCTGTGCCTGGGGAGCTGGCCTGGTCTGGTTTCTGAGGGTGCCGCCCAGTTCCGATGACCTGAATGCGTGTGCCAGGCTTTTTGTACTCACAACCCCATTCACCATAGCCCCATGAGGCATttcacatatgaggaaactgaggcacagaggtgaAGTGATGTAAGCTCCTCTGTCAGAGAACAGCTCTGTCGCCGAGTCTCTTCAGTTTTTACTCCACCCTGAGGTCAATTAAACAGCCTTCGTAAACAGCCTTGGTGGATATTTTATTGTTTCCTCAGTATATTGTAGAATAACTACCTATTTGAGCAGCTTTTCTGTAGCTGGCATAATTCTAGGCATGAAGGACATAGCAAtgaatgaaataggaaaaaaaaaaatccctgctcaCATGGAGCTGACATTttattgggggaggggaagcatgTACATATACTATTTGGGGAGAAATAAAGTGCAGTGTGGGGGATAGAGAGTGCTGGGGCTGGTAAAAGTTGCAGTTTTATaaagggtggtcagggaaggccttaCAGAGAAGGGGACATTTGAATGAAGATGCAGAAGAGGTGAGGGACTGAGCTGGAGGCTACATTGGGTGTGACAGTTGGACCAGAGCATTCTTCAGGGCCCTTGTAGCCCTTAGAGCCATGTTTTCAGAGGTGACATCCCTTTATGCTAGAATCTTGGGACGTCTGAGCTGGTGGTCCTGTCCCCGTTCACCTTGGCTCCTGTCCCTCTCCAGAGTATTCAGCATGCTGCGCTTCCTGGTGCCCCGGCTGTTTGGCCTGTGCCGCCCCGTTGCCCCGTACTCCTCTGCAGCAGCCCTCCCAAGCCCCATCCTCAATCCGGACATCCGCTACAACCAGCTCTTCATCAACAATGAGTGGCAAGATGCGGTCAGCAAGAAGACCTTCCAGACAGTCAACCCCACCACAGGGGAGGTCATTGGCCACGTGGCTGAAGGGGACCAGGCTGATGTGGATCGCGCAGTGAAAGCAGCCCGTGAGGCCTTCCGCCTGGGGTCTCCATGGCGCCGGATGGATGCCTCAGAGCGGGGCCGGCTGCTGAACCGCCTGGCCGATCTAGTGGAGCGGGATCGTGTCTACTTGGCCTCGCTGGAAACCCTGGACAACGGCAAGCCTTTCCAGGAGTCTTACGCCTTGGACCTGGATGAGGTCATCAAGGTATACCGGTACTTCGCTGGCTGGGCTGACAAGTGGCATGGCAAGACCATCCCCATGGATGGCGAGCATTTCTGCTTCACCCGGCATGAGCCCGTTGGCGTCTGTGGCCAGATAATCCCATGGAACTTTCCCTTGGTCATGCAGGCCTGGAAGCTCGCCCCGGCCCTTGCCACAGGCAACACTGTGGTCATGAAGGTGGCAGAGCAGACCCCCCTTTCTGCTCTGTACTTGGCCTCCCTCATCAAAGAGGTGGGCTTTCCCCCTGGGGTGGTGAACGTCCTCACAGGCTATGGCCCAACAGCAGGAGCAGCTATCGCCCATCACATGGATGTCAACAAAGTTGCCTTCACTGGCTCTACCGAGGTGGGCCACCTGATCCAGAAGGCGGCTGGTGATTCCAACCTCAAGAGAGTCACCCTGGAGCTGGGTGGGAAGAGTCCGAGCATTGTGTTGGCTGATGCCGACATGGACCACGCTGTGGAGCAGTGCCATGAAGCCCTGTTCTTCAACATGGGCCAGTGCTGCTGTGCAGGTTCCCGGACCTTCGTTGAAGAATCCATCTATGATGAGTTTCTCGAGAGAACCGTGGAGAAAGCTAAGCGGCGGAAAGTTGGGAACCCCTTTGAGCTAGACACCCAGCAGGGGCCCCAGGTGGACAAGGAGCAGTTTGAGCGAATCCTGGGCTACATCCAGCTTGGCCAGAAGGAAGGGGCAAAACTTCTCTGTGGCGGGGAGCGTTTTGGAGAGCGAGGCTTCTTCATCAAGCCCACGGTCTTTGGTGGAGTGCAAGATGACATGAGGATCGCCAAGGAGGAGATCTTTGGGCCTGTGCAGCCTCTGTTCAAGTTCAAGAGGATCGAGGAGGTGATCGAGAGGGCCAACAACACTAGGTATGGCTTGGCGGCTGCCGTGTTCACTCAGGACCTGGACAAAGCCATGTACTTCACACAGGCCCTCCAAGCTGGGACAGTGTGGGTGAACACCTACAACATTGTCACCTGCCACACACCTTTTGGAGGCTTTAAGGAATCTGGCAATggaagggagctgggggaggatgGGCTTAAGGCCTACACAGAGGTGAAGACAGTCACCATCAAGGTTCCTCAGAAGAACTCATAAGGATGGCTACCAAGGAAACCCAGCTCTAGTCCGCGGATGCCACAACCATCTGCAAGTGGttgccaagtatttttttttaagccgtggacccccccccccacctattTGTTCCAGATGAACTCTTAGACGGAACCTCAACAAATGAAGCAGTTAAAATGGGAGCTGTTCTAGTTAAAgcagggatgggggctgggccCAGAGGCTTATCCACCTGCACCCAAACCCTGTTGATGGCCCTGTGTTACTTCCATGACACCTTAAGAGTCTCTGGAATACAGATGAGAAACCAATGATCAGACAGCGGCTTTTCATTCTTCCAGCTGATCCAAGGACTTCCTGGTGGGTAATTAGTGGTTAGACACTTCAGACATGGGATTAGGGCACATTAGGAGTTTTAAACTAGGCCCTTTGTCTTGGCCCCATTCTTTAGTAACCTACCCTAAAAGTCATGGGtgctttcctttttctaagtACCAGTTGCAAACTGGTTTGTCTGCTTACATTGCTTCATTTTGCTACTGATTCTTCTTAATTCAAGGGAAGGAGTGGAcagaaaatgcatttatataattGTTCCTTTAAAATACACTCAGCCCTAATGTCATCAGTTAATGAGTGGATGAACAAAATGTTGCCATGGAATATTTCTTGTACTGTtcaatcttaaaaaggaaaaaaagtactgacacatgctacagcatggatgaaccttgaaaccattatgttaaatgaaagaagccagatatacAAGGCcatgtattgtatgattccatttatatgaaataacctGAATAAGCAAATCTGTCGAGACAGAAAGtatattagtggttgccagggctggggaaggagagaaTGGGGAATAACTGCTAATAGGTAGAGAATTTCTTTTGGGGAGGTTTTGAAATGCTGTGGAATtagtgatgattgttgtatactTCTGCGACTATACTAAAATGCACTGAAGTAATACTTTAAaggggtgaattttatgatatgtgagttaattacaattaaaaattaaactcattCTGTTTGCAAGTTGGTTTTGTATCAGTATTCTCTTGCTGCTGAACATTTTACAGAGTCTTGGGGATGGAAAGGTCTCTGATCATCCAAAGTCCCTTCCACAATACATctagttttgattttgttttctctcacTTGGGTGACAGAGTGCACCTTTAAAACCCACAGAGAAAAGTGCTACCTAGAGCGAGTCCATTTCAGGTCTCATTTCAAGGCTTCCACTGGCATTGTCTCTCCAACTCCCACCAAAA
The nucleotide sequence above comes from Phacochoerus africanus isolate WHEZ1 chromosome 2, ROS_Pafr_v1, whole genome shotgun sequence. Encoded proteins:
- the ALDH1B1 gene encoding aldehyde dehydrogenase X, mitochondrial encodes the protein MLRFLVPRLFGLCRPVAPYSSAAALPSPILNPDIRYNQLFINNEWQDAVSKKTFQTVNPTTGEVIGHVAEGDQADVDRAVKAAREAFRLGSPWRRMDASERGRLLNRLADLVERDRVYLASLETLDNGKPFQESYALDLDEVIKVYRYFAGWADKWHGKTIPMDGEHFCFTRHEPVGVCGQIIPWNFPLVMQAWKLAPALATGNTVVMKVAEQTPLSALYLASLIKEVGFPPGVVNVLTGYGPTAGAAIAHHMDVNKVAFTGSTEVGHLIQKAAGDSNLKRVTLELGGKSPSIVLADADMDHAVEQCHEALFFNMGQCCCAGSRTFVEESIYDEFLERTVEKAKRRKVGNPFELDTQQGPQVDKEQFERILGYIQLGQKEGAKLLCGGERFGERGFFIKPTVFGGVQDDMRIAKEEIFGPVQPLFKFKRIEEVIERANNTRYGLAAAVFTQDLDKAMYFTQALQAGTVWVNTYNIVTCHTPFGGFKESGNGRELGEDGLKAYTEVKTVTIKVPQKNS